TGCGGCATACCCGTACGCGCAGCCGGAAAGCGCCCGTTTGCAGCACCGGCGCCAGCCCAACTGGAGCTTCCCTATAAAGTATAGAGGTTTTAAAGTATATTCATTGCCAAGGCGTCCGCCTTAGTCGGCCCGCCAGGTGGCTGGCGGCTTTTCTTCCATTACCTAACTATTCCTTCCCCGTCCCATGAGTCCTTCTGTACGCAACATCATCGCCTGGATTCTGCAAGTGCTCATTGCGCTTGCCTTCATCAACGCCGGCTTCCAAAAGCTGAGCCACATCCCCCAAACCGTGAAGATGTTTATGGGCCTGGGCCTGCCGGGCTGGACGGCCTACGTCGTGGGCGCGGGCGAGCTGCTGGGGGGCCTGGGCCTGCTGTGGCCGCGCACCGTGCGCCTGGCCGCGGCGGGGCTCATCATTATCATGCTGGGCGCCATCGTTATGCACGCCAGCAAGATTCCCGGTGGCATCGGCGGGGGCGCGTTTGCCATTGCCCTGCTGGTGGGCCTCCTGATAGTGGAGGCACTGCGCTGGCCCACGCGGCGGCTGGCCTAAGCTCGGCGGCGTATTTTTGGTGTCTTCCAGAAGGAAGCGGGCCCGGCGCTCCTGTTGCCGGGCCCGAACCATTGCCGCCCGGGCGGGTTGCTTGCGCGTGTAGCGGGCAGTGCCGGCTTTATTCTGTTCCATGAAAATACTGTATAGTTACCTCCGCAACTACTGGCCCCTATTGGTGCTGGCCTTGGTGCTGGCGGCCGTCAACCAAATCTTCTCGCTGCTCGACCCTTACCTGTTTCGCAAGCTGGTCGACCATTTCGTGCCCAAAAACGGCGGCGTGAGCGGGCTGCGGCTGGTGCCGTTCGGGCCGTTTTTCCGGGAAGCCATCCCCTACATCGGCATGATGCTGGGCGTGGCCATGGTGTCGCGCATCGCCAAGAACTTCCAGGATTACTACGTCAACGTCATCACCCAGCGGCTGGGCGCCAAAATGTATTCCGACGGCCTGCGCCACTCGCTGGAGCTGCCCTACCAGGTGTTTGAAGACCAGCGCTCGGGCGAAACCCTGGGCAAGCTCCAGAAGGTGCGCATCGACGTGGAGAAGCTCATCCAGAGCTTTGTCAACGTGCTGTTTACGGCTTTGGTGGGCATTATCTTCGTGATGTGGTACGCCATCACGGTGTACTGGCCCATTGCGTTGGGCTACTTCCTCACCATCCCGCTGCTGGGCATTCTGAGCTTTGTGCTCAGCAAGCGCATCAAGGTGATTCAGAAGACCATCGTAGCCGAAACCACGGCCCTGGCCGGCTCCACCACCGAGAGCCTGCGCAACATTGAGCTGATAAAAAGCCTGGGCCTGGCTCAGCAGGAAACCCAGCGCCTGAACGCCACCACCGAAAAAATCCTGAAGCTGGAGCTTCGCAAGGTGCGCTACCTGCGCTCGCTCTCCTTCGTGCAGGGCACGTTCGTGAACCTGCTGCGCAACGTCATTATCCTGCTGTTGCTGTATCTGCGGGTGCAGAATCACATCAGCCTGGGCGAGTTTTTCTCGTTCTTCATCTACTCGTTCTCCATCTTCGGCCCGCTGCAGGAGTTGGGCAACATCATCGGCGTGTACCGCGAAACCGAGATTTCGCTGGGCAACTTCCAACAGATTCTCGACACGCCCAAAGACGTGAAGCCGGCCCACCCCAAGTCGGTGGCCCACATCGAGAACCTGGCCTTCGACCACGTCACCTTCAAGCACCTCACAGCCAAAGGCGCGGCGCTCTCGGGCATCACCTTCACCACCAAGCTCGGCGAAACCATTGCCTTCGTGGGCCCCTCGGGCTCGGGCAAAACCACGCTCGTGAAGCTGCTGGTGGGCCTCTACCCGCCCCTCTCCGGCCAGATTCTCTACAACGGCATCCCCGGCTCCGAAATTGACCTCGACGAGCTGCGCGAGCAAATCGGCTTCGTAACCCAGGATACGCAGCTCTTCGCTGGCACCATCCGCGAAAACCTGCGCTTTGTGGCGCCCCAGGCCACCGACGAGGAATGCCTGCTGGCCCTGCGCCAGGCCGCGGCCGACAACCTGCTGGCCCGCGCTCCCCTCGGCCTCGACACCGTGATTGGCGAAGGCGGCGTGAAAGTTTCGGGCGGCGAAAAGCAGCGCCTGAGCATCGCCCGCGCCCTGCTCCGCAAGCCCACCCTCATGGTGTTCGACGAAGCCACCTCGGCGCTCGACTCGCTCACGGAAGAGGAAATCGGCAAGACCGTGCGGGAGCTCTCGGGCTCGCGCCAGCATATGACCATCCTCATTGCCCACCGCCTCAGCACCATCCTCCACGCCGACCGCATCTTTGTGCTCGAGCGCGGCCACATCGCCGAGCAGGGCCGCCACGAAGAACTGCTGCAGCAAAAAGGTCTCTACTACGCCATGTGGCGCCAGCAGATTGGCGAGCGCAAAGAGGTGGCTGCCGCCGTCCCAGTGTAAGCAAAACGCCTGTCATTGCGAGGAGGCACGACGAAGCAATCCGTCCTGGTCTCAGCGCCCAGCCCAATATTGTGAAAAAGCCCCGGTACTGCGCAGTACCGGGGCTTTTCGCTTAAGAAAGTATCTGGCTTTGACAGGACGGATTGCTTCGCTGCGCTCGCAATGACAGTTCGCGAGAATATCCTGCCGCGCTTTACTCAATCACAATCTTCTTCGGGTCAAACTTCACCTTTGGGGGCTTGGGGTTCATGTCTTCCAGCGCGGCTACTACAATCTCCGTGATGGCCAAATCCCGGGCCCACTTTTGGTTGGCCGGTATCACAAACCACGGCGCATCGCCGGACGAGCAGTGCTGAAATGCTTCTTCGTAGGCCTGCTGGTACTCGGCCCAGTGCGCCCGCTCCTTGAGGTCGTTGGGGTCAAACTTCCAGGTTTTGCTGGGGTCGTCGAGCCGGGCCTGCAGGCGCTCGGCTTGCTCTTCTTTGGAGATGTGCAGAAAGAACTTGAGCACGGTGGTGCCGTTGTTCGTTAGCATTTCCTCAAAGTTGTTGATGTCGCGGTAGCGCTGCTTGCAGGTTCTCTCGTCGATGAGGCCGTGCACGCGGGTAATCACCACGTCCTCGTAGTGTGAGCGGTTGAACACCCCAATGTGGCCCTTCTCGGGCACTTGCGGGTGCACGCGCCAAAGAAAATCATGGTTCAGCTCTGTTACCGACGGCGCCTTGAAAGACGCCACCCGCACCCCCGCGGGGTTCACGCCCGTGAGCAAGTTGCCGATGGCGCCGTCTTTGCCGCCCGTGTCCATGGCCTGCAGCACAATGAGCAGGCTGCGGGTGTGCTCGGCATACAGCAGCTCCTGCAGTTCGCTGAGCCGCTTGCGCAGCACCAGCAGACGCGGGCTGGCCTCCTGCTTGTCGTCGGGGCCGTACTTGAAGGGCGTGATGTCGTCGGGGTCCACCGCCGCGAGGCGGAAGGACTTGTCCTTGACGTAGACGGCAGGAGTTTTGGGCGTTTTGAAGTTCATTGGGCTTGAGCTAAATGGGTGGCTCCGGCTTGTACGCAAAGCAGCCCCGCGGCGCTTAGCGGCTCACGAACCGCGCCACGCCAAAGGCCGCCGCGGCCGCCAATGCCCCCACCACGGCCATTTTGATGGCCCCGGCCACGGCCGGCTGCCCGGTCAGGCGGCTTTTAAAAAAGCCAAACACCAGCAGGCACACCAGCGTAATGGCCGCCGACCACACCAGCCCCTGCGTGGGCGTGGCGGTAAAAAAATAGGCGCTGAGTGGAATCAATCCGCCCACGGCATAGGCCGCGCTGATGGTGAAGGCACTTTTGGGTGCTTGCCGGGGGTCGGGTTCCTCCAGGCCCAGCTCGTACTTCATCATGAAGCGCACCCACTGCTCGGGGTCGGCCGTGAGCTCGGACACGGCTTGGCGGCGGATGCTGTCAGAAAGGCCCATTTCGGCCAGTAGCTCGTCTACTTCGGCGCGCTCCCGGTCGGGCACCTCCACTACTTCGCGGTGCTCCCGGGCCAGCTCGGCGGCGTAGTGCTCTACTTCGGTACGGCCGGCTAGGTAGCCGCCCAGGCCCATAGCAATGCTGCCGGCCACGATTTCGGCCAGGCCCGCCGTTATCACCAAGCCCGACGAGGCCACGGCCCCGCTCAGGCCCGCCGCCAGGGCAAAGGGCACCGTAAGGCCATCGGATAAGCCTATGACCACATCCTGCAGCATGGCCGAGCTGGTGAGGTGGTCTTCGGGGTGCGGGTCGTGCACGCGGACGGAGGCGAGGTAGTCGGTCATAAAGGCGAATCGGCGGAAAAAATCAACTCGGGGGTGTGCTTTACGTACGAAAGAATAGATTTTTATCGCCCGAATTGTTTCGGCTACTTTCTTTCACCTCACTCGTTTTCAAAATTATGGCTTCTTCTGCCAAAGCCGCTGCCCCCAAGAGCACGGCCACCCCAAAAGCGGCAGCCCCCGCTGCTAAGAAATCCACCGCCGGCGGCAACGGCAAAAGCACCGCCGGCGCCAATGCCGGCAAAGGCGCCGGCAGTAACGCCGCCGTCGACATCCAGCCCCGCCTGAACCAGCAGCAGAACGCGCCCTCCCCCACTCAGCGCTACGGCACCGTGAGCCAGCGCCTGCCCATTGGCCTAAGCGAGCCCACCCGCCGCGACAGCGTGACCATGCTCAACCAGCTCCTGGCCGACACCATCACGCTGCGCGACATGTACAAGAAGCACCACTGGCAGGTGGTGGGCCCCACTTTCTACCAGCTGCACCTGCTGTTTGACAAGCACTACGAGGAGCAGGCGGTGCTGGTGGATGCCATTGCCGAGCGCATCCAGATTCTGGGCGGCGTGGCCGTGGCCATGGCCCACGACGTGGCCGAGCTAAGCAGCATTCCGCGCGTGCCCCGCGACCGCGAAGAAGCCCCCGTGCAAGTGTCGCGCTTGCTCGACGGCCACCAGCGCATCCTGAAGAACTGCCACGACTACGCCGACAAAGCCGACGAAGCCGGCGACGACGGCACCAACGACCTCATCGTGAGCCAGCTGGTTCGCACCAACGAAATGCAGGTGTGGTTCGTGGCCGAGCACGTAGTTGACTCGCCCCTGACCCAAGCCGAATAAACGGCTCTGGTTTTATTACCCCAGCAAAAGGGCCGCTGCAGAATCTGCAGCGGCCCTTTTGCTATGTAGTACCTAAGGCACAATGAGGCACTAGCCAGTGTGGTTTCTTTAGGGCCTAGCCCAAGTGAGCCGTTACCTTCTGGTTGTGGTTGTCCTCGGCTTCCTCCACGGAGTGGGTTTTGCCCAGGTCGTTGTCCTTTTTGGCGAGCTCGGCCAGGGCGCAATAGAAATCGTGCAGGGTCTGGATTTCTTCTTCCGTAAAGTCCTGGGCGTTAATGAGGCGGTTGCTGGCGCCTTTGGTGGCCGCAATCAGCTCGTTGAGCTTGAGGTGCAGCACCAGCGAATCCTTATTCTGAGCCCGTTGGATAAGAAAAACCATCAGAAAGGTAATGATGGTGGTGCCGGTATTGATAACGAGTTGCCAGGTCTCGGAGTAATGAAAAATTGGTCCCGTCGCAGCCCAGACAATGACAATGCCCGCCGCTATCATAAACGCCATGGTAGACCCCGAAAACGCGGTAATGCTTCCGGCCAAACGCCCAAAAAAGGAACCTGAAGAGGGATTTGCATTAGAATTCATGGGAGGAAGCCAGTTAAGGTGAACAATTAGCCCCGTAAAGTTTTACGAATATGGAAAGTAAATGGCTGAGCCATGGAGGTTTGATGAAAAACCCAGCTTGAGTGTTGTGTGGCCGAAATGTGCCGGCTATCTTTGCACCCGCTTCGCCGCCTCAGCGAAGCCGGTTTCGGCCGAATTGCCCGTTTAGTTGCTTAATTTGCGCACGTGGTGAAACTGGTAGACACGCCATCTTGAGGGGGTGGTGCCTTCGGGTGTGGGAGTTCGAATCTCCCCGCGCGCACGCAAATGCAAAGCCCGTTCCAAGCAATTGGAACGGGCTTTTTGCTTTGAGAAGGGCTTGTCACAAAGCGGAATTGGTCGCAGCGATAGGACGGATTGCCGCGTTCTGCTGCGCTCCACTCGCAATGACAATTGGCTCCCCTCTCCGCGGGAGGGGGCCGGGGGTGAGGTTTCACAGCGCGAGATGCTTCGCTGCGCTCTACATGACGTTCTTATTCACTGCAGCGGCTAGCTCTACAAAGCATCACCCCCATCGAACGGATTACCGGGTTTCACTAGCACCACCCGCTCGCGCTCTACCACTACCTGCCCCGGCAGGGCCCCTTTGGGCTTGCGCACAAATTTTTTGGGCGTCACCGTCACGGGGCACAGCGTGTCGTGCTGGCGGCGGGAGTACCACCCGGCCAGCTGGGCAGCGTGCTCTACCACGGGTTCGGGTACGGGCTGGCCGGCGCGGTGCCGAATGACCACGTGGGAACCCGTCACGTCCTTGGCATGCAGCCAGAGGTCGTCTTTGTGCGCGTATTTCTGCGTCAGCAGGTCGTTGTTCGCCGCGTTGCGCCCCACCAGGATGGTGAAGCCGCGGTCTTCGAACACTTTAAACGGCAGCTCCGTGGCGGCTTTGGCCGCGGCGGGCGTGGGGTCGAGGCCGTGCTGCTTGCGCCAGATGCGCAGGCCACGCAGCTCGGCCAAGTTGGGCTGGGTGTCCAGTTCTTCAAGGCGCTCCAGGGCCGTGAGGGCTTCGGCTTCGCGCCGGGCAATACGCTCGGTGAGCTGGCGTTCTTCGATTTGTTGGTTTTTGCCCTTGCGGTAGAGATTTTCGGCGGTGAGCTGGGGCTTTTCGGTGCGCTTCAGCTTGATGAGCCGGGGCTGATTGGTATAGAAATCCACGACTTCAACCTGCGTGGCACCAGCTGGGATGTCGTGCAGATTCGCCATTATCAGGTCGGCGGTATGGCGGTAGCCGGCTTCGTGGGCCAGGGCGTGGAGGCGCTGGCGGGCGTGGGCCGCCGCGGTGCTGGCCTCGTCGGCGCGGCGCTCCAGCAGCTGGCGCAGCTGCTTGGTTTCATTCTCCAGGGCACGGCGGCCCAGAGCCATGGGCACAAAGCGGCGCAACGCCCTGATGGGGTCATCGCCGGGCAATGGCTCAATAATCTCGCCCAGCGGCAGCAGACTCAGGCGGGTGCGCCCGTCGAGCTGGATGAGGTAGTAGTGGGCTGGCTTTTCCAATTGGGCCAGCACTTGGTTTACCAGGCGGGTTTTGGTTTCTGGCGGGGCCGGGTCGTAGCCGTGCTCGCGCAGGTAGCGGGCGGGCAGGTCGGCCAGCGGCGGTGGGAGCTTGCCGGGTGCGGGCGGCGCGGCATTGGGCTGGGGGCGCAGGTCCGCATCGGCCAGCAGCCGCTGCTGGAAAAGTTGGGCTGGTGCTTCGGGCCGCGGGCGAAAAATGGCGTTCGGCCGGGGGCCGTAGAGCTTAAACACCAGCCGAGCACCGCTCCGGAAATTCACTTGCACCACCCGGTCCTGGGGCCAGGGCACCACGGTTTCGACCTGCTGGCCGAGCAGCTCCGAAAACAAGTCCACGGAGTTGGCGCGGGCCCGCTGGAAGGTTTCGGGCAGCGCCAGGGCGGGAAAATTGGCGCCCAGCTGCGCTTTCAGCCAGAACTCAGCCGTGCCGTTCGTGAGGCCAACCACCAGCTCGTCTTTCTCCTGCGAGAAGCAGGCGGCCACGCGGTAGCCCTGCAGCCGTTCGGTGAGCGCGGGGGCCAGCTGGCGCAGGAAATAATAGTTGGTATGCAAAGTAGAAAGTTAAATCCGGGGCAACTCGTGGCGGGTAAGGGTGTGCTCCACCGTGCCTGTATGGCGGGTAGCCTGGGGCTCCACCAGCATAATCCAGGTTTCTTCATTGGCATGGGGACGGTGCTCTACGCCGCGCGGCACCACCAGCATCTCGCCCGGATTGATGGTGGCAGTATGGTCGCGGAAGTCGATGTGCAGCTGCCCTTTTACCACGACAAATAACTCGTCCTCTAGCTCGTGGCTATGCCAGACAAATTCTCCCTCCACCTTTGCCAGCTTGATATGCTGGTCGTTCAGGTCGGCCACCACGTGCGGGTGCCAATGGTCGGTGAACTTGCTGAATTTTTCTTCCAGATTGATAACGGGCATGGTGAAGCAGAATTTAATAGAGCACCCTGCGCAAGCACCGGCCTGCGCTTAACGCAGTACGGTAGTTTACGGCAACGGATAACTAAGCCACTTCCACCTTCAGGCCGTCATACGCCAAGCGGAGCCACGGGGGCAGCTCGGCTTCCACATCCTGGTGGCGGCCCAGCTGGTGGCTGATGTGCGTGAGGTAGGCGCGCTTGGGCTTCACCACTTCCAGTATTTCAATGGCCTGGGCCAGGGTGAAGTGCGAGATGTGCTGCTCCCGGCGCAGGGCATTGAGCACAATCACGTCGGCGTCGTGCAGCAGGGCCATGGTTTCGGGGCCGATGTGGTTGGCGTCGGTGAGGTAGCAGAAGCCGCCGATGCGGAAGCCCAGCACCGGCAGCTTGTGGTGCAGGGCCCGCAGGGGCTGCACCGGCAGGCCCAGCACATCAAACGGGGCGTGGTCCTGCTCGATGGGGTGCAGGCTGACGCGGGGCACGCCGGGGTACTTGTGCTCGGCAAAAATGTAGGAAAACTCCTGCTGCAGCTGGCGCAGCACGCGCGGCTCGCCAAACAAGGGCATGTCCTGCTGCTGCCGGAAGTTAAACGCCCGAATGTCGTCGAGGCCGGCGGTGTGGTCTTTGTGCTCGTGGGTAAAGAGCAGCGCGTCGAGGTGCGTGATGCGGGCGCGCAGCATCTGCTGCCGGAAGTCCGGGCCGGAATCGATGACCAGGCTGCGGCCCTCAATGGCCACGTGCACCGACACCCGCAGGCGTTGGTCGCGGTGGTCCAGCGAGCGGCACACTTCGCAGGTGCAGCCTATCATGGGCACCCCGGATGAGGTACCGGTGCCGAGGAACGTTACTTGCACTGCGTTTAAATTATGAATTATGCGTTTTGAATTAGGAGTTGCTCCATAGGCAAAGCCTTAGCGAAACGCAAAGCATCACCCACTTTTAACTCATAACTCATAATTCAAAACTCATAATTACCTAGCCCACGTACTGCTTCACCACACGCACCAGGGCGTCGAAATCGAGCGGTTTGGGCAGGTAATCCGTCACGCCGGCTTCGCGGAACTGGTCCATCGAATAGTTGTTGGCGTTGCCGGTGATGGCAATAATGGGCAGCTTGTTGATTTTGGGGTCGGCGTGGGCCCGGATTTCGCGGGTGCACTGCATGCCGTCTTTCACCGGAATATTGATGTCCATCAACACGCAGTCGATGGGCGTGT
This region of Hymenobacter sedentarius genomic DNA includes:
- a CDS encoding NFACT RNA binding domain-containing protein — translated: MHTNYYFLRQLAPALTERLQGYRVAACFSQEKDELVVGLTNGTAEFWLKAQLGANFPALALPETFQRARANSVDLFSELLGQQVETVVPWPQDRVVQVNFRSGARLVFKLYGPRPNAIFRPRPEAPAQLFQQRLLADADLRPQPNAAPPAPGKLPPPLADLPARYLREHGYDPAPPETKTRLVNQVLAQLEKPAHYYLIQLDGRTRLSLLPLGEIIEPLPGDDPIRALRRFVPMALGRRALENETKQLRQLLERRADEASTAAAHARQRLHALAHEAGYRHTADLIMANLHDIPAGATQVEVVDFYTNQPRLIKLKRTEKPQLTAENLYRKGKNQQIEERQLTERIARREAEALTALERLEELDTQPNLAELRGLRIWRKQHGLDPTPAAAKAATELPFKVFEDRGFTILVGRNAANNDLLTQKYAHKDDLWLHAKDVTGSHVVIRHRAGQPVPEPVVEHAAQLAGWYSRRQHDTLCPVTVTPKKFVRKPKGALPGQVVVERERVVLVKPGNPFDGGDAL
- a CDS encoding polyphosphate kinase 2 family protein; the encoded protein is MNFKTPKTPAVYVKDKSFRLAAVDPDDITPFKYGPDDKQEASPRLLVLRKRLSELQELLYAEHTRSLLIVLQAMDTGGKDGAIGNLLTGVNPAGVRVASFKAPSVTELNHDFLWRVHPQVPEKGHIGVFNRSHYEDVVITRVHGLIDERTCKQRYRDINNFEEMLTNNGTTVLKFFLHISKEEQAERLQARLDDPSKTWKFDPNDLKERAHWAEYQQAYEEAFQHCSSGDAPWFVIPANQKWARDLAITEIVVAALEDMNPKPPKVKFDPKKIVIE
- a CDS encoding MBL fold metallo-hydrolase, translating into MQVTFLGTGTSSGVPMIGCTCEVCRSLDHRDQRLRVSVHVAIEGRSLVIDSGPDFRQQMLRARITHLDALLFTHEHKDHTAGLDDIRAFNFRQQQDMPLFGEPRVLRQLQQEFSYIFAEHKYPGVPRVSLHPIEQDHAPFDVLGLPVQPLRALHHKLPVLGFRIGGFCYLTDANHIGPETMALLHDADVIVLNALRREQHISHFTLAQAIEILEVVKPKRAYLTHISHQLGRHQDVEAELPPWLRLAYDGLKVEVA
- a CDS encoding low affinity iron permease family protein, with the protein product MNSNANPSSGSFFGRLAGSITAFSGSTMAFMIAAGIVIVWAATGPIFHYSETWQLVINTGTTIITFLMVFLIQRAQNKDSLVLHLKLNELIAATKGASNRLINAQDFTEEEIQTLHDFYCALAELAKKDNDLGKTHSVEEAEDNHNQKVTAHLG
- a CDS encoding response regulator — its product is MSVDSPTKTILIAEDSSVILNLTRKILELQKYKIVLAKNGGEVLKQIENTPIDCVLMDINIPVKDGMQCTREIRAHADPKINKLPIIAITGNANNYSMDQFREAGVTDYLPKPLDFDALVRVVKQYVG
- a CDS encoding Dps family protein, encoding MASSAKAAAPKSTATPKAAAPAAKKSTAGGNGKSTAGANAGKGAGSNAAVDIQPRLNQQQNAPSPTQRYGTVSQRLPIGLSEPTRRDSVTMLNQLLADTITLRDMYKKHHWQVVGPTFYQLHLLFDKHYEEQAVLVDAIAERIQILGGVAVAMAHDVAELSSIPRVPRDREEAPVQVSRLLDGHQRILKNCHDYADKADEAGDDGTNDLIVSQLVRTNEMQVWFVAEHVVDSPLTQAE
- a CDS encoding ABC transporter ATP-binding protein, whose product is MKILYSYLRNYWPLLVLALVLAAVNQIFSLLDPYLFRKLVDHFVPKNGGVSGLRLVPFGPFFREAIPYIGMMLGVAMVSRIAKNFQDYYVNVITQRLGAKMYSDGLRHSLELPYQVFEDQRSGETLGKLQKVRIDVEKLIQSFVNVLFTALVGIIFVMWYAITVYWPIALGYFLTIPLLGILSFVLSKRIKVIQKTIVAETTALAGSTTESLRNIELIKSLGLAQQETQRLNATTEKILKLELRKVRYLRSLSFVQGTFVNLLRNVIILLLLYLRVQNHISLGEFFSFFIYSFSIFGPLQELGNIIGVYRETEISLGNFQQILDTPKDVKPAHPKSVAHIENLAFDHVTFKHLTAKGAALSGITFTTKLGETIAFVGPSGSGKTTLVKLLVGLYPPLSGQILYNGIPGSEIDLDELREQIGFVTQDTQLFAGTIRENLRFVAPQATDEECLLALRQAAADNLLARAPLGLDTVIGEGGVKVSGGEKQRLSIARALLRKPTLMVFDEATSALDSLTEEEIGKTVRELSGSRQHMTILIAHRLSTILHADRIFVLERGHIAEQGRHEELLQQKGLYYAMWRQQIGERKEVAAAVPV
- a CDS encoding DoxX family protein: MSPSVRNIIAWILQVLIALAFINAGFQKLSHIPQTVKMFMGLGLPGWTAYVVGAGELLGGLGLLWPRTVRLAAAGLIIIMLGAIVMHASKIPGGIGGGAFAIALLVGLLIVEALRWPTRRLA
- a CDS encoding cupin domain-containing protein — encoded protein: MPVINLEEKFSKFTDHWHPHVVADLNDQHIKLAKVEGEFVWHSHELEDELFVVVKGQLHIDFRDHTATINPGEMLVVPRGVEHRPHANEETWIMLVEPQATRHTGTVEHTLTRHELPRI
- a CDS encoding VIT1/CCC1 transporter family protein; translation: MTDYLASVRVHDPHPEDHLTSSAMLQDVVIGLSDGLTVPFALAAGLSGAVASSGLVITAGLAEIVAGSIAMGLGGYLAGRTEVEHYAAELAREHREVVEVPDRERAEVDELLAEMGLSDSIRRQAVSELTADPEQWVRFMMKYELGLEEPDPRQAPKSAFTISAAYAVGGLIPLSAYFFTATPTQGLVWSAAITLVCLLVFGFFKSRLTGQPAVAGAIKMAVVGALAAAAAFGVARFVSR